A single window of Archangium lipolyticum DNA harbors:
- a CDS encoding 2-hydroxychromene-2-carboxylate isomerase: MNRPPLRFFFDYVSPYAYLAWTQLPALAARHGRTVELVPVLFAGMLNALGTTGPAEVPAKRFYIYKHTRRIAHELGVPFVMPASHPFNPLLALRVTAAVGDAEARHQLVSALYAAVWAGGGGLVEPERVRAVVASVGLDVRELLEAAQSPAVKDQVRRNTEELLALGGFGVPTVVADGELFFGVDSLGHLERFLRGEDPITPEEMERLRNLPVAASRI; this comes from the coding sequence ATGAACCGGCCCCCCCTTCGCTTCTTCTTCGACTACGTCTCGCCGTACGCGTATCTCGCGTGGACACAGCTGCCGGCGCTGGCCGCGCGTCACGGCCGCACCGTGGAGCTGGTGCCGGTGCTGTTCGCGGGGATGCTCAACGCGCTCGGCACGACGGGACCCGCCGAGGTGCCCGCGAAGCGCTTCTACATCTACAAGCACACCCGGCGGATCGCCCACGAGCTCGGCGTGCCCTTCGTCATGCCCGCGAGCCATCCCTTCAATCCATTGCTCGCGCTCCGGGTGACGGCCGCCGTGGGGGACGCGGAGGCCCGGCACCAGCTCGTCTCCGCGCTCTACGCGGCGGTGTGGGCCGGGGGCGGAGGTCTGGTGGAGCCGGAGCGGGTGCGCGCGGTCGTGGCCTCGGTGGGGCTGGATGTGCGGGAGCTGCTCGAGGCGGCACAGTCGCCGGCCGTGAAGGACCAGGTGCGCCGCAACACGGAGGAACTGCTCGCGCTGGGGGGCTTCGGCGTCCCCACCGTCGTGGCCGATGGGGAGCTCTTCTTCGGTGTCGACTCGCTGGGCCACCTGGAGCGGTTCCTGCGCGGAGAGGACCCCATCACCCCCGAGGAGATGGAGCGCCTGCGGAACCTGCCCGTCGCCGCGTCACGCATCTGA
- a CDS encoding LysE family translocator: MFFTSLMAFAFGFIGSIPLTGPIAVLVFSLGVRKRYGVAVRVGLGAALAEALYATVAFWGFTTFLADRPVILPISHGVSAAVLALLGVYFFRWKPEAEEEVAPSSRWHVTGFLLGFTLSALNPTLLATWSAAVAFLYSRQLFTFSEVLALPFGAAAGAGVACWELLFVWLLRRYEDQLPRSALSWVVRAMGLLLLAAAFLAGRDLVRELAGAAR, from the coding sequence TTGTTCTTCACTTCGCTCATGGCCTTCGCGTTCGGGTTCATCGGCTCCATTCCGCTGACCGGTCCGATCGCGGTGTTGGTGTTCTCCCTGGGGGTGCGCAAGCGCTACGGCGTGGCCGTGCGCGTGGGCCTGGGGGCGGCGCTGGCGGAGGCCCTCTATGCCACCGTGGCCTTCTGGGGCTTCACGACCTTCCTCGCGGACAGGCCCGTCATCCTCCCCATCTCGCACGGGGTGAGCGCCGCCGTGCTGGCGCTGCTCGGGGTGTACTTCTTCCGGTGGAAGCCCGAGGCGGAGGAAGAGGTGGCGCCCTCCAGCCGGTGGCACGTCACGGGCTTCCTGCTCGGCTTCACCCTCTCCGCGCTCAACCCCACCCTGCTGGCCACGTGGAGCGCGGCCGTCGCCTTCCTCTACTCGCGGCAGCTCTTCACCTTCTCCGAGGTGCTCGCGCTCCCCTTCGGCGCCGCGGCGGGCGCGGGCGTGGCCTGCTGGGAGCTGCTGTTCGTCTGGCTGCTCCGCCGCTATGAGGACCAACTACCGCGCTCCGCGTTGTCCTGGGTGGTGCGGGCCATGGGGCTGCTGCTCCTGGCGGCGGCTTTTCTCGCCGGGCGAGACCTCGTCCGGGAACTGGCGGGAGCCGCTCGCTGA
- a CDS encoding sigma-54-dependent transcriptional regulator, whose translation MAQVLVVDDEVKLGKLVAEALELDGHAVTRVTGGRGALVELARGGFDVVLTDLRMPEVDGLEVLKAAQALPTPPSVVMMTAYGSAENAVAAMKAGAADYLTKPFAMDEVRLRVRRLAEQRAAETKSERLVRRLTPDLVAESPRMKQALGAARQVAASDASVVLLGESGTGKSQLARLIHYSSKRAAGPLVEVHCAALPETLLEGELFGHEKGAFTGATERKAGHLAAADGGTLFLDEIGEVTPATQVKLLRFLQEREFVPLGSTQARKVDVRVVAATNRDLVAAVREGRFREDFYYRLNVFSIEVPPLRERKEDIVPMARAFLSRKGLPASKLSKDAEARLTGYGWPGNVRELENALERALILSGEGDIAAEHVGAGGPSLSKGGGKAVRAADVLGEGFNLDAFERELLYAALERAGGNKTAAAKLLGITRRRLYSRLQSLGEKVTETEGD comes from the coding sequence ATGGCGCAGGTGCTGGTGGTGGACGACGAGGTGAAGCTCGGCAAGCTCGTGGCGGAGGCGCTGGAGCTGGACGGCCACGCGGTGACGCGGGTGACGGGCGGACGCGGGGCGCTGGTGGAGCTGGCGCGCGGCGGCTTCGACGTGGTGCTGACGGACCTGCGGATGCCGGAGGTGGACGGGCTGGAGGTGCTGAAGGCGGCGCAGGCGCTGCCCACGCCGCCCTCGGTGGTGATGATGACCGCGTACGGGAGCGCCGAGAACGCGGTGGCGGCGATGAAGGCCGGGGCGGCGGACTACCTCACCAAGCCCTTCGCGATGGACGAGGTGCGGCTGCGGGTGAGGCGGCTGGCCGAGCAGCGCGCGGCGGAGACGAAGAGCGAGCGGCTGGTGCGGCGGCTCACGCCGGACCTGGTGGCGGAGAGCCCCCGGATGAAGCAGGCGCTGGGGGCGGCGCGTCAGGTGGCGGCGAGCGACGCGAGCGTGGTGCTGCTGGGGGAGAGCGGGACGGGGAAGAGCCAGCTGGCGAGGCTCATCCACTATTCGAGCAAGCGCGCGGCGGGGCCGCTGGTGGAGGTGCACTGCGCGGCGCTGCCGGAGACGCTGCTGGAGGGGGAGCTGTTCGGCCACGAGAAGGGGGCGTTCACGGGAGCGACGGAGCGCAAGGCGGGGCACCTGGCGGCGGCGGACGGGGGGACGCTGTTCCTGGACGAGATTGGCGAGGTGACACCGGCCACGCAGGTGAAGCTGTTGCGCTTCCTGCAGGAGCGCGAGTTCGTTCCATTGGGCAGCACGCAGGCGCGCAAGGTGGACGTGCGCGTGGTGGCGGCGACGAACAGGGATCTGGTGGCGGCGGTGCGGGAGGGGAGGTTCCGCGAGGACTTCTACTACCGGCTGAACGTCTTCAGCATCGAGGTGCCGCCGTTGCGCGAGCGCAAGGAGGACATCGTGCCGATGGCGCGGGCCTTCCTGTCGCGCAAAGGGCTGCCGGCGTCGAAGCTGTCGAAGGACGCGGAGGCTCGGCTGACGGGATACGGGTGGCCGGGCAACGTGCGCGAGCTGGAGAACGCGCTGGAGCGCGCGCTCATCCTGTCGGGGGAGGGAGACATCGCGGCGGAGCACGTGGGGGCCGGGGGTCCCTCGCTGTCGAAGGGAGGAGGCAAGGCGGTGCGGGCGGCGGACGTACTGGGCGAGGGCTTCAACCTGGATGCCTTCGAGCGCGAGCTGCTGTACGCGGCGCTGGAGCGGGCCGGGGGGAACAAGACGGCGGCGGCGAAGCTGCTGGGCATCACGCGCAGGCGCCTCTACTCGCGCCTGCAGAGCCTGGGCGAGAAGGTGACGGAGACGGAAGGAGACTGA
- a CDS encoding phosphatase PAP2 family protein produces the protein MRHLRRVLHEKTLAGALRGEVHLRGVDVVILVSCSLAALALAGPARWAPGATESSVYFLALALGPLVLRTLESTFPQHRMLAFVASFWLLPVLSVSHGLLNPLVDAITPVLRDAQLAAMDQLLLGAQASVLLGHMVPPWLTEILMVCYYGHFIWPVALAGVLYFTGQRSSFDEYLLALSLFFSFNYFSYALVPAIGPRYFLSHAFSEPLVGLWLTPFLDSVMRTPPFARDCFPSGHTGVTLLVLLYAFRFERRVFRVMLLPGLGLIAATLVGRFHYLTDLLCAVPLVLVVVGLALVWSRAGSTSQSSPEPRAGVRTA, from the coding sequence ATGAGACATCTCCGACGGGTTCTGCACGAGAAGACTCTCGCGGGTGCGTTGAGAGGGGAGGTGCACCTGCGAGGCGTGGATGTCGTCATCCTGGTGTCCTGCTCGCTGGCGGCCCTGGCGCTCGCGGGGCCGGCGCGGTGGGCGCCCGGGGCCACGGAGTCCTCGGTGTATTTCCTGGCGCTCGCGCTCGGGCCGCTGGTGCTGCGGACCCTGGAGTCCACCTTCCCCCAGCACCGGATGCTGGCCTTCGTGGCCTCCTTCTGGCTGCTGCCGGTGTTGAGCGTGAGCCACGGGCTGCTCAACCCCCTGGTGGATGCCATCACCCCGGTGCTGCGCGATGCCCAGCTCGCCGCCATGGACCAGCTGCTGCTCGGCGCGCAGGCCTCGGTGCTGCTCGGGCACATGGTGCCTCCGTGGCTCACGGAGATCCTGATGGTCTGCTACTACGGCCACTTCATCTGGCCGGTGGCGCTGGCGGGGGTGCTGTACTTCACCGGGCAGCGGAGCTCCTTCGACGAGTACCTGCTGGCGCTCAGCCTCTTCTTCTCCTTCAACTACTTCAGCTACGCGCTGGTGCCGGCCATCGGCCCGCGCTACTTCCTCTCCCACGCCTTCTCCGAGCCCCTGGTGGGACTGTGGCTGACGCCCTTCCTGGACTCGGTGATGCGCACGCCGCCCTTCGCGCGGGACTGCTTTCCCTCGGGGCACACGGGCGTCACGCTGCTGGTGCTGCTGTATGCCTTCCGCTTCGAGCGGCGCGTCTTCCGCGTGATGCTGCTGCCGGGCCTGGGTCTCATCGCGGCCACCCTGGTGGGACGTTTCCACTACCTGACGGACCTGCTGTGCGCGGTGCCGTTGGTGTTGGTGGTGGTGGGACTCGCGCTGGTGTGGAGCCGGGCGGGCTCGACGTCACAGTCCTCTCCCGAGCCTCGCGCGGGTGTCCGGACGGCGTAG